One Eubacteriales bacterium mix99 genomic window carries:
- a CDS encoding citrate transporter, with protein sequence MAEIIIGILMILTFIGMIIYCVKGHNLMVGFFTMATIWTVMALIGNAISPSPAMEDENLLSVLKNVYQTGPEGYASSILVNIFFGAFFGRVLVDTGIAATLIRKVVELGGDRPRITMVLLCIVTSLCFTSMTGIGPVISIAVIVMPILQALGIPSAIALFAFMGSIMAGICANITNFTQYQGILGGIEPAFLQQYDYNAYFLFGAIAMVVCLIVVLIVASLALNKEKVTHAWAAVSSNGKEETAPWYSWISVILPVVLVVTTKCPIILAFIASALYALLTCGKLRQKFSGICRMLAKQFADGAVDVAPMIGFLLTLAMFNNAATYAAPYFKAVIGGIFPTTAFGIAALFAVLVPLGFFRGPTNLVGCGTAIAAVVLSLAKWPVAFIYPLFAVTTIVPQHLDITQSWVAWGLGYSKVSSRDFMKYSIPTGWIAGAILCFVAFFLYGNLV encoded by the coding sequence ATGGCAGAAATTATCATCGGTATTTTGATGATCCTGACCTTTATTGGCATGATTATCTACTGTGTCAAGGGCCATAACCTGATGGTAGGCTTTTTTACAATGGCTACGATATGGACAGTTATGGCCCTGATTGGCAATGCCATAAGTCCCAGTCCCGCCATGGAGGATGAGAATCTGCTCAGTGTACTTAAAAATGTATACCAGACCGGTCCGGAAGGTTATGCAAGTTCGATTTTAGTTAATATATTTTTTGGTGCCTTCTTTGGTCGTGTGCTGGTAGATACCGGAATCGCCGCTACCTTGATCCGCAAGGTTGTGGAGTTGGGCGGCGACAGGCCTCGTATTACCATGGTCCTGCTTTGCATCGTCACTTCCCTTTGCTTTACGTCCATGACCGGTATTGGGCCGGTTATTTCCATTGCAGTAATTGTAATGCCGATTCTGCAGGCATTGGGTATTCCCTCTGCTATTGCGCTGTTTGCTTTTATGGGCTCTATTATGGCCGGAATCTGCGCTAATATCACAAATTTTACTCAGTATCAGGGAATACTGGGTGGTATTGAGCCGGCTTTCCTCCAGCAGTATGATTACAACGCTTACTTTCTTTTTGGCGCAATTGCCATGGTTGTCTGCCTGATAGTGGTACTGATTGTTGCCAGCCTGGCTCTGAACAAAGAGAAAGTCACCCATGCCTGGGCTGCGGTTTCATCCAATGGAAAAGAGGAAACCGCCCCGTGGTATTCCTGGATATCGGTCATTCTTCCGGTCGTTCTGGTGGTAACCACGAAGTGCCCGATTATTCTTGCTTTTATTGCGTCCGCTTTGTATGCCCTGCTTACCTGTGGCAAATTAAGGCAGAAATTCTCCGGGATTTGCCGTATGCTGGCCAAACAGTTTGCCGACGGTGCAGTGGATGTGGCTCCGATGATTGGTTTTCTGCTGACACTTGCCATGTTCAACAATGCAGCCACTTATGCAGCACCTTATTTTAAGGCGGTTATCGGTGGTATTTTCCCAACCACTGCGTTTGGGATTGCTGCTTTGTTTGCGGTATTGGTCCCATTGGGGTTCTTCCGTGGTCCGACCAACCTTGTAGGTTGTGGAACCGCGATTGCAGCGGTGGTGCTGTCCCTGGCAAAATGGCCCGTTGCCTTTATTTATCCGCTGTTTGCCGTTACGACCATTGTGCCGCAGCATCTTGATATCACGCAGTCCTGGGTAGCCTGGGGCCTTGGATATTCCAAGGTAAGCTCCCGGGATTTTATGAAATACTCGATTCCCACCGGATGGATTGCCGGGGCAATCCTATGCTTTGTGGCATTCTTCCTGTATGGTAATCTGGTCTAG
- a CDS encoding family 78 glycoside hydrolase catalytic domain — MKRLSLILALVLILFTLFGTGILTSSEENTPPREPSGLRTEMLENAYGLSTKNPALSWIVNDLDANEVQTAYRIVVFDSLKQGESREYILDTHWISSDESSYVHVSGLESKLMDNELYYWQVQTKDRNGAKSPFSRPQPFMTDIGSGWKSLSDIWKDTPFGKDINGINDINTRKSGDLAKPVSGNFVFFRSPRLKSTGNKAVEKAILSAAARNTESEKSQIFDLYVNGQSVGTGPARDFGNVGKYGGSSDYTQAYYNSFDVTDLWKEGSDNVISAVAYGRDRSKRGFLTQLTVFYTDGSKEVLTNSGTEDSNWKALDGTAAFGRSGRTIGTSYFQMPAEDMDVRRYPAGWNTVNFDDSLWGKADRGKPVADAVRGKTGRVLTPYPSENTIRTLVNEPAKSVSQNRNGILIDLGKEIIGGLKVNLNSPKEQRITVRMGEQRNEDGTVRYELLAGPIYEETWTLKQGLNSFETVTMKNFRYIEIIGFRGTIEKNGIMGRAMHQPFDRDASCFQATDGTDASALLNRIYELSKYTMEATNQDLYTDSQARERRAYEGDLLVQSNTSYAVSDHYTLARHTSRYLLDHEIWPDDYKLFSIEAAWQDYLYTGNPDFLKENYDILVKKAEILTFQKEMGLVTGNGLIDYDNSTCDGFMKGVYNTPWNAECVGIYSILSKIATVTGHETDAQKYEGLSDTVRVNMIRKMYHEQEGKFYDSLNADGTPVRTEDCSVYPSVYALAYGVFDSQEMADRLADYVWNDGKFKGSIYMSYFILRGLYSSNNGTKAMELLTNPEVGEGVKTFASVLDNLQATITPEAWGEKQKTAMTLSHPWGSSPGGAIVQGMFGIAPITPGFNKFAIRLQPGGIPSAKVKAPGVKGPILVSYRQKKDGLAAKVTIPVNTEAKVSLPAGDRAGSSFLVDGQAVEASRTGDYLMVSLGSGTHSLEISGGA, encoded by the coding sequence ATGAAAAGATTATCTTTGATTCTGGCATTGGTTCTGATCCTGTTTACTTTATTTGGCACTGGGATTTTAACTTCATCGGAAGAAAATACGCCGCCCCGCGAACCATCCGGACTGCGGACAGAAATGCTGGAGAATGCTTACGGACTTTCCACCAAAAATCCTGCGCTTTCATGGATTGTAAACGATTTGGATGCGAACGAAGTGCAGACCGCTTATCGTATTGTTGTATTCGATTCCCTGAAACAGGGAGAAAGCAGGGAATATATTCTGGATACCCATTGGATTTCTTCCGATGAGAGTTCCTATGTTCATGTCAGTGGCCTGGAAAGCAAATTGATGGATAATGAACTGTACTATTGGCAGGTACAGACAAAAGACAGGAATGGTGCCAAAAGCCCTTTCTCCAGGCCGCAGCCCTTTATGACTGATATTGGATCCGGATGGAAGAGTCTGAGCGATATCTGGAAAGATACACCATTTGGGAAAGACATAAATGGCATAAATGATATAAATACCAGGAAAAGCGGGGACCTGGCAAAACCAGTATCCGGAAATTTTGTGTTCTTTCGCAGTCCCCGGCTGAAGAGTACAGGGAATAAAGCAGTGGAAAAAGCAATTTTGAGTGCTGCGGCCCGGAATACCGAGTCGGAAAAATCCCAGATATTTGATTTGTATGTGAATGGGCAGTCTGTCGGTACAGGCCCTGCACGGGACTTTGGCAATGTGGGGAAGTACGGCGGCTCATCAGATTATACGCAGGCCTACTATAATTCCTTTGATGTCACGGATCTGTGGAAGGAAGGCAGTGACAACGTAATCAGTGCAGTTGCCTATGGCAGGGACCGCTCGAAACGTGGATTTCTGACGCAATTGACGGTATTTTATACAGATGGCAGCAAGGAGGTGCTGACCAACAGCGGTACGGAGGATTCAAACTGGAAGGCACTGGACGGGACGGCTGCTTTCGGCAGGTCCGGACGCACCATAGGAACGTCCTATTTTCAAATGCCGGCAGAGGATATGGATGTCCGACGCTATCCGGCAGGCTGGAATACAGTGAACTTTGATGACAGCTTATGGGGAAAGGCAGATCGGGGGAAGCCGGTTGCGGATGCGGTCCGCGGGAAAACCGGCCGTGTTCTGACTCCCTATCCTTCGGAAAACACGATCCGCACCCTTGTGAACGAACCAGCAAAGTCCGTATCCCAAAACAGAAATGGCATTCTGATCGATCTGGGCAAGGAAATTATCGGCGGGTTGAAAGTCAACCTGAACAGTCCCAAAGAACAGCGAATCACGGTTCGTATGGGTGAGCAGAGAAATGAAGATGGTACGGTTCGCTACGAATTGCTGGCAGGGCCGATATATGAAGAAACCTGGACATTGAAGCAGGGATTGAATTCTTTTGAAACCGTTACCATGAAGAACTTTCGCTATATTGAAATCATTGGGTTCAGGGGAACCATTGAGAAAAATGGAATTATGGGCCGGGCAATGCATCAGCCTTTTGACCGGGATGCCTCCTGCTTTCAGGCAACGGACGGCACGGACGCTTCAGCTTTGCTGAATCGTATCTATGAGCTCAGCAAGTACACGATGGAAGCCACCAATCAGGATCTGTACACGGATTCGCAGGCCCGGGAGAGACGTGCCTATGAAGGGGACTTATTGGTCCAGTCCAATACGAGTTATGCGGTTTCCGATCATTATACCCTTGCCCGGCATACCAGCCGATATCTGCTGGATCATGAGATTTGGCCGGATGATTATAAACTATTTTCCATAGAAGCAGCGTGGCAGGATTATCTGTACACAGGGAATCCGGACTTCCTTAAGGAAAATTATGACATACTGGTAAAGAAAGCAGAGATCCTAACGTTTCAGAAAGAAATGGGTCTGGTAACCGGGAATGGCCTGATTGATTATGATAACAGTACATGCGATGGGTTTATGAAAGGTGTTTACAATACCCCATGGAATGCAGAATGCGTTGGGATTTATTCTATCCTTTCCAAAATCGCGACTGTGACCGGGCATGAGACGGATGCGCAAAAATACGAGGGCCTGTCAGATACGGTCCGGGTAAACATGATCCGTAAAATGTATCATGAACAGGAAGGAAAATTTTATGATTCCCTCAATGCTGATGGAACGCCTGTCCGAACGGAAGACTGCTCTGTCTATCCGTCTGTATATGCACTGGCTTACGGTGTGTTTGATTCTCAGGAAATGGCGGACCGGCTGGCGGACTATGTCTGGAACGACGGGAAGTTTAAAGGAAGTATTTATATGTCCTATTTCATCCTGAGAGGCTTATATTCTTCCAATAACGGCACGAAGGCAATGGAGCTTTTAACCAACCCTGAGGTTGGGGAAGGCGTCAAAACTTTTGCTTCCGTTCTGGATAACTTACAGGCGACCATTACCCCGGAGGCATGGGGAGAAAAGCAAAAAACCGCCATGACCCTGTCTCATCCCTGGGGCTCATCTCCTGGAGGCGCCATTGTGCAGGGCATGTTCGGCATTGCTCCAATCACCCCCGGATTTAACAAGTTTGCCATCAGGCTGCAGCCGGGCGGCATCCCATCAGCCAAGGTAAAGGCGCCAGGCGTAAAAGGACCGATTCTGGTTTCCTACAGGCAGAAAAAGGACGGGCTGGCTGCAAAAGTAACCATTCCGGTGAACACGGAAGCAAAAGTTTCCCTGCCGGCAGGGGATCGGGCCGGCTCATCCTTCCTTGTGGATGGACAAGCTGTGGAAGCTTCCAGAACCGGGGACTATCTCATGGTTTCGCTGGGATCCGGTACCCATAGTCTGGAGATTTCCGGAGGAGCATAG
- a CDS encoding glycerophosphodiester phosphodiesterase family protein: MIAKIKVAREKKNVLIASHRGCSGGNVIQNTIPAFENALLQGADILEMDVVRSTDGKYFLFHTDQEPALLGTSQRLNTLDSGQILSFSLHNCIHYPTRQKVNRLDDVLEQFKGRCLINIDRSWGFFEELIPHLDRFQMQDQIILKGHSSPKETEVMQSIGSKYMYMPIVSRQEDVDRAFPLNCRVIGMEMVFQEENSSLLQEANIRKAHDRGWILWANSINLDDTQKLGGGHDDRISMFQDPEDGWGWLVRYGFDVIQTDWPMLLSCYLRK, from the coding sequence ATGATCGCAAAAATTAAGGTTGCCAGGGAGAAGAAAAATGTACTGATTGCATCCCATCGGGGATGCAGCGGGGGGAATGTCATTCAGAATACCATTCCTGCTTTTGAAAATGCCCTGCTTCAGGGCGCCGATATTCTGGAAATGGATGTGGTCCGTTCCACGGACGGTAAATATTTTTTGTTTCATACGGATCAGGAACCTGCTCTGCTGGGTACCTCCCAGCGTCTGAATACATTGGATTCCGGGCAAATCCTGAGCTTTTCCCTGCATAACTGTATCCATTATCCAACCAGGCAAAAGGTCAACCGGCTGGATGATGTACTGGAACAGTTCAAGGGACGATGCCTGATTAACATTGACAGAAGCTGGGGCTTCTTTGAAGAGCTGATTCCACACCTGGACCGTTTTCAGATGCAGGATCAGATCATCCTGAAAGGACATTCCTCCCCAAAGGAAACGGAAGTGATGCAATCGATCGGCTCGAAATATATGTATATGCCCATTGTGTCAAGGCAGGAAGACGTCGATCGGGCTTTTCCGCTGAATTGCCGCGTGATTGGCATGGAGATGGTTTTCCAGGAAGAGAACAGTTCGCTGCTGCAGGAGGCAAACATCCGGAAGGCGCATGACAGAGGATGGATATTATGGGCAAATTCCATCAATCTGGACGATACGCAAAAGCTGGGTGGGGGTCACGATGACCGGATTTCCATGTTTCAGGATCCGGAGGACGGCTGGGGATGGCTGGTCCGTTATGGATTTGATGTAATTCAGACGGACTGGCCAATGCTTTTGTCATGCTATCTCAGAAAATAA